CCGTTTAATCTCGAGGAATTCCTGCTGCGGGTCGAGCGGTTGCTGACCCGGTCCGCCTGGAGCCAAGGAGACGCCCCAGCCGAGGATTCCGGCAGGACCTTCAAAACCTTCCGCTTGGGCGACAATTTAATTGACTTCTCGACATTGACGGCCGACTGCAAATTTGGCAGGATCAGACTAACCGAACAGGAGGCCACACTTCTGAAGCTTTTTTTGAGCCAGCCGGGAAAGCCGTTGTCGCGCAAAAAACTGCTTGAATTGGCTTGGGGCTATACCCACAAAGTTTCCACCCGAACGGTGGACAATTTTATCGTTCGCTTTCGGAAATACTTCGAGGCCAACCCCCGCAAACCGGTTTTTTTTAAAAGCGTTCGTTCCATCGGCTATCTCTTCGATCCGGATGGAAAATAGCCCGATCCAGGGGGGATCGGACTTTCCACCCCCGAATTTTGGTCCAAACTCCACACAAACCCTTGCCCTGTAAGGATTTCAGAAAAAACACCGTCATTTCCCCAAATTTTAACGTTCATCCCCACCCCCATAGCCAAGACCATGTTTGGATAAAAAACCCGATTTTGGGGATTTGGATTCGAATTTTGAGATTTGATGGTTTCGAACGAGGGCAGGTGCGGGCCGCATGGAGGGAATGAAAACGGGATCCGACCGCCCTCAGCGATCGAACCGTTTTTTTAAAATGACACACGACCAGTTGTGTTGGGTTTCTCGATATAAAAGATCGACAGCCCCAACGGAATAGAAGGATAAAAGCTGGGGGACCT
The Desulfobacteraceae bacterium DNA segment above includes these coding regions:
- a CDS encoding response regulator transcription factor, with protein sequence MATKRILVIEDDRHIAEGLKLNLGLQGYDVVVAGDGVSGLQEWRRIRPDLIVLDIMLPGIDGLAILQNIRLEDEKVPILILSAKSGSDDKVKGLAYGVDDYLSKPFNLEEFLLRVERLLTRSAWSQGDAPAEDSGRTFKTFRLGDNLIDFSTLTADCKFGRIRLTEQEATLLKLFLSQPGKPLSRKKLLELAWGYTHKVSTRTVDNFIVRFRKYFEANPRKPVFFKSVRSIGYLFDPDGK